In Pelodiscus sinensis isolate JC-2024 chromosome 2, ASM4963464v1, whole genome shotgun sequence, the following proteins share a genomic window:
- the KLHL40 gene encoding kelch-like protein 40, whose product MTLPIDQAEELRLYQQTLLQDGLKDMLDHNKFLDCVLKVKGKEFPCHRLVLAACSPYFRAMFLSDMEESKKREINLEDVDPEVMHKILHYIYTSELEITEQNVQDIFSVANMFQIPSIFTVCVSFLQKRLCLSNCLAVFRLGLMLDCARLAVAARDFICDRFVLISRDEEFYQFSPDELIAVISSDSLNIEKEEAVFEVVMKWAAAKDRESRLQALPVVFESIRFRLMPKEYLKDHVEKHPIVKSSPELLKKIQMVKDANEGKLTVVKKKVAKKSDEKKDGDSIVNGDVEEGDDIEEDMLPGILNDTMRFGMFLQDLIFMVSSTGAVAYDPSANECYFASISSQIPKNHVSLVTKENQIFIAGGLYYNEDNKEDPMSSYFLQYDHLDSDWLGMPPLPSPRCLFGLGEAENSIFVVGGKELKEGEHTLDSVMCYDRLSFKWGESDPVPYAVYGHAVVSDKDLVYLIGGKGSDKKCLKKMCVYNPKKFEWKELAPMKTARSLFGATVHNGKIYVAAGVTDTGLTDSVEAYDIAANKWEPFTEFPQERSSVSLVSLGGSLYLLGGFATVETESGELVPTELNDVWRYDEEGKKWEGVLREIQYASGATFLPVRMNVLRLTKM is encoded by the exons ATGACGCTGCCGATAGATCAAGCAGAGGAGCTGCGTCTCTACCAGCAGACGCTTCTCCAGGACGGGCTCAAAGATATGCTGGACCACAACAAGTTCCTGGATTGTGTCTTGAAAGTCAAGGGGAAGGAATTCCCCTGCCACCGGTTGGTGCTGGCCGCCTGCAGCCCCTATTTCCGGGCCATGTTCCTTTCGGACATGGAGGAGAGCAAGAAGAGGGAGATCAACCTGGAGGATGTGGACCCCGAAGTCATGCACAAGATCCTCCATTACATCTACACCTCCGAGCTGGAGATCACGGAGCAGAACGTGCAGGACATTTTCTCTGTGGCCAACATGTTCCAGATCCCCTCCATCTTCACAGTCTGCGTCTCCTTCCTGCAGAAGCGCCTCTGTCTCAGCAACTGCCTGGCCGTCTTCAGGTTGGGCTTGATGCTGGACTGCGCCCGCCTGGCAGTGGCTGCCCGGGACTTCATCTGCGACCGTTTTGTCCTGATCTCCCGGGACGAGGAGTTCTACCAGTTCTCCCCCGATGAGCTCATCGCTGTGATCTCCAGCGACTCTCTCAACATTGAGAAGGAGGAGGCCGTCTTCGAGGTGGTGATGAAATGGGCGGCTGCCAAGGACCGCGAGAGTCGGCTTCAGGCCTTGCCGGTGGTCTTTGAGAGCATCCGCTTCCGCCTCATGCCCAAGGAATACCTCAAGGACCATGTGGAGAAGCATCCCATTGTGAAATCCAGCCCGGAGCTGCTCAAGAAAATCCAGATGGTGAAGGATGCCAACGAAGGAAAACTCACAGTGGTGAAAAAGAAGGTGGCGAAGAAAAGCGATGAGAAGAAAGATGGGGACAGCATCGTCAATGGAGATGTGGAAGAGGGGGACGATATCGAGGAGGACATGCTCCCAGGGATCTTGAATGACACAATGCGCTTTGGGATGTTCCTCCAGGACCTCATCTTCATGGTTAGCAGTACCGGGGCAGTGGCCTATGACCCCAGCGCTAACGAATGCTACTTTGCCTCCATCTCGTCTCAGATCCCAAAGAATCACGTCAGCCTGGTAACCAAAGAGAACCAGATCTTCATAGCAGGTGGACTGTATTACAACGAGGACAACAAAGAGGACCCCATGAGCTCCTACTTCTTACAG TACGATCATCTGGACTCTGACTGGCTGGGcatgccccctctcccttccccccgctgcctcttcgGCCTGGGTGAGGCCGAAAACTCCATTTTCGTGGTAGGAGGGAAAGAACTGAAAGAAGGAGAACATACCTTGGACTCTGTCATGTGCTACGATCGATT GTCATTTAAATGGGGCGAGTCGGACCCTGTCCCCTATGCGGTCTATGGCCATGCTGTGGTGTCAGACAAGGATCTAGTCTACCTCATAGGAGGCAAAGGAAGTGACAA GAAGTGCCTGAAAAAGATGTGTGTCTACAACCCTAAGAAGTTTGAGTGGAAGGAGCTGGCTCCCATGAAAACCGCCCGTTCTCTGTTCGGCGCAACCGTGCACAATGGCAAGATCTACGTGGCAGCTGGGGTGACTGACACGGGCTTGACTGACTCGGTGGAAGCGTACGACATTGCAGCTAACAA GTGGGAGCCCTTCACTGAATTCCCCCAGGAGCGCAGCTCTGTCAGCCTGGTGAGTCTGGGGGGCAGCCTGTATTTACTTGGCGGATTTGCCACAGTGGAGACCGAGTCAGGAGAACTGGTGCCAACCGAACTCAATGACGTCTGGAG GTATGATGAAGAAGGGAAGAAGTGGGAAGGCGTCCTCAGAGAGATCCAGTATGCCTCAGGAGCCACCTTCCTTCCTGTGCGCATGAATGTTTTACGGCTAACAAAGATGTAA